The Gammaproteobacteria bacterium genome window below encodes:
- a CDS encoding 6,7-dimethyl-8-ribityllumazine synthase, whose translation MKHSETKGADYNGNNAKIAIVSARFNGEIVNNMRIAAHQTLLENGVNEADIMDVPVPGAFELPLVCKALAESKKYNAVIALGCVIRGDTPHFDYVCSASAQGIQQASLESNIPIAFGVLTTNTIEQALERSSTSNIELNKGRDTALCVLEMINVLKSI comes from the coding sequence ATGAAACATAGTGAAACTAAAGGTGCTGACTATAATGGCAATAATGCAAAAATTGCTATTGTATCTGCGCGTTTTAATGGAGAAATTGTTAATAACATGCGCATAGCAGCGCATCAGACATTGCTTGAAAATGGTGTAAATGAAGCCGATATTATGGATGTGCCTGTCCCAGGTGCATTTGAATTACCGCTTGTATGTAAAGCGCTTGCCGAGAGCAAAAAATATAATGCTGTTATTGCATTGGGCTGTGTAATTCGTGGTGATACACCGCATTTTGATTATGTATGCAGTGCCAGTGCACAGGGTATTCAGCAAGCTAGTTTAGAATCTAATATACCAATCGCATTCGGCGTGCTAACGACCAACACTATCGAGCAAGCTCTCGAACGTTCATCCACCAGTAATATTGAACTTAACAAAGGTCGAGATACCGCATTATGCGTGTTAGAAATGATTAATGTTCTGAAGTCTATTTAG
- a CDS encoding FHA domain-containing protein produces MAKDSKDVTVMFVDIAGSTRLYQEYGDTLAQDSIARCLIRMSEIIKRHKGTVVKFIGDEILCYLSDPELAFQAAFKLQETAKETVDPNGVRLALRIGMHYGSAIVEATDMFGDSVNVTAAMRDIAKGGQIIATDAIVKHIPPEIAHFTRRYDTSRIKGRQEQTIIYEVMWEGEASTQILSGTTSLENMKSSKLQLSFQDSEIALLANMPALTIGRDLNCGIVIEGNLVSRQHAIVEYRRGKFLIRDQSTNGTYVLTEDGRSIYLRREEFPLWGEGRISLGKTILDNSDPDLIQFNSL; encoded by the coding sequence ATGGCCAAAGATAGTAAAGACGTTACAGTAATGTTTGTTGATATAGCGGGTAGTACTCGCTTATACCAAGAATATGGTGACACATTAGCTCAAGACAGCATTGCTCGCTGTTTGATTCGAATGTCTGAAATTATTAAACGTCATAAAGGCACGGTTGTGAAATTCATAGGTGACGAAATTCTATGTTATCTATCTGATCCTGAATTAGCCTTTCAAGCTGCTTTTAAGCTACAAGAAACAGCAAAAGAAACTGTTGATCCAAATGGTGTGCGTTTAGCATTAAGGATAGGTATGCACTACGGCTCTGCCATTGTCGAAGCTACGGATATGTTTGGAGATTCAGTTAACGTTACTGCAGCTATGCGGGATATCGCTAAAGGTGGACAAATAATAGCAACTGATGCGATTGTTAAGCATATACCTCCTGAAATTGCTCACTTTACGCGCCGTTACGATACTTCGCGAATAAAAGGTCGCCAAGAACAAACTATTATCTATGAAGTCATGTGGGAAGGTGAAGCTTCAACGCAAATACTTTCTGGAACAACTTCATTAGAAAATATGAAGTCCTCTAAACTGCAATTGTCTTTTCAAGACAGTGAAATAGCATTGCTTGCTAATATGCCTGCCTTAACTATTGGTCGTGATTTAAACTGCGGTATTGTTATTGAGGGTAATTTGGTATCCAGACAACATGCTATTGTTGAATATCGACGTGGTAAGTTTTTAATTAGAGACCAAAGCACTAATGGTACATATGTGCTAACCGAAGATGGTCGCAGCATCTACTTACGTCGAGAAGAATTTCCGCTATGGGGAGAAGGAAGAATAAGCTTAGGCAAAACCATTCTCGATAACAGTGATCCTGATCTTATCCAATTCAATTCGCTTTAA
- a CDS encoding phosphatidylglycerophosphatase A — protein MIGNSVTQTVLRNPIHFISFGFGVGLSPIAPGTMGTLIAIPIFLALTTFSLSIYLLFVTIIFFVGCWASGLTAKALGVPDHSGIVIDEIVGYLITMILVPVTWYWVILGFLLFRLFDIWKPWPVCVADRQVKGGLGIMLDDVLAALYSLLSLHIVIWSVNFL, from the coding sequence ATGATAGGAAACTCTGTTACACAGACCGTCTTACGAAATCCAATACATTTTATATCATTTGGATTTGGGGTAGGGCTTTCACCTATAGCACCTGGGACAATGGGTACACTTATTGCTATTCCAATTTTTCTGGCACTTACTACATTTTCACTTTCTATTTATTTGTTATTTGTAACTATAATATTTTTTGTAGGCTGCTGGGCTTCAGGTCTGACAGCAAAAGCTTTAGGAGTGCCTGATCATTCTGGCATTGTTATTGATGAAATCGTAGGGTACTTGATCACCATGATTCTTGTGCCTGTTACTTGGTATTGGGTTATTTTGGGCTTTTTGCTGTTTCGTTTATTTGATATCTGGAAGCCTTGGCCGGTCTGTGTAGCGGACCGGCAGGTGAAAGGTGGCTTAGGCATTATGCTAGATGATGTATTAGCGGCCTTGTACAGCCTGCTATCCCTGCATATCGTAATTTGGTCGGTGAATTTCCTCTAA
- the ribD gene encoding bifunctional diaminohydroxyphosphoribosylaminopyrimidine deaminase/5-amino-6-(5-phosphoribosylamino)uracil reductase RibD: MNKYLNDQAFMVEALQLARKGLYTTRTNPRVGCVVVKNGEIISRGYHLSPGKPHAEILALNTVRDSSDTTLYVTLEPCSHHGKTPPCAEALVAAKVARVVTAMRDPNPLVNGKGLEYLESHGIKTTTGILEADAMELNKGFVKRMTQDRPYITVKSAISLDGKTALKSGESKWISSDESRLDVQKLRARSCAIMTGIDTVLADDPSLTVRLSKEQLGIENNIQQPKRVILDTQLRISANAKTLQTSEDVIIYTCAKRNDKFAEIESNQVEIVNTERSNNNVNLQAVIIDLAKRGFNEVLVEAGSTLVGSLLKNHFVDEMIVYMAPHIMGHSSYGMAKLDFIESMQDRIEFEICQTRKVGRNLKLQLKPQYS; this comes from the coding sequence ATGAATAAATATTTAAACGACCAGGCCTTTATGGTCGAAGCCTTGCAATTAGCAAGAAAAGGCCTGTATACAACTCGAACAAATCCACGAGTAGGTTGTGTAGTTGTAAAAAATGGTGAGATTATTAGTCGCGGTTATCACTTATCTCCGGGCAAGCCTCACGCGGAGATTCTTGCATTAAATACCGTAAGAGATAGTTCAGATACAACCCTCTATGTAACCCTTGAACCTTGTTCACATCATGGTAAAACACCTCCTTGTGCAGAAGCCTTAGTCGCTGCGAAAGTAGCTCGCGTGGTGACTGCTATGAGAGATCCCAATCCACTGGTTAATGGTAAAGGGTTGGAATACTTGGAGAGCCATGGGATTAAAACAACTACAGGTATTTTAGAAGCTGATGCAATGGAACTGAACAAGGGTTTTGTTAAGCGCATGACGCAAGATAGACCGTATATAACCGTGAAGTCAGCTATTAGCTTAGACGGAAAAACCGCATTAAAGTCTGGTGAAAGCAAATGGATAAGTAGCGATGAATCTCGCTTAGATGTGCAGAAACTTCGCGCAAGAAGTTGTGCAATTATGACAGGCATTGATACGGTGCTAGCAGATGATCCAAGTTTGACTGTAAGGCTTAGTAAAGAGCAGCTAGGAATAGAAAATAATATTCAACAGCCAAAAAGAGTAATTTTGGATACACAACTGCGTATTTCAGCTAATGCTAAAACATTGCAGACATCAGAAGATGTGATTATTTACACTTGTGCCAAAAGAAATGATAAATTTGCAGAAATAGAAAGTAATCAAGTTGAGATTGTTAACACCGAGCGAAGTAACAACAATGTTAATTTACAGGCTGTGATAATAGATCTTGCAAAACGCGGCTTTAATGAGGTATTGGTTGAAGCCGGTTCTACATTAGTAGGTAGTTTATTGAAAAATCATTTCGTTGATGAAATGATTGTTTATATGGCGCCGCATATTATGGGGCACTCCAGTTATGGGATGGCTAAATTAGATTTTATTGAAAGCATGCAAGATCGGATAGAGTTTGAAATCTGTCAAACTAGAAAAGTAGGGCGAAATTTAAAACTACAGTTAAAACCTCAATATTCATAA
- a CDS encoding PilT/PilU family type 4a pilus ATPase, which produces MIDIDTLLEMLVARGGSDLHLVSGDPPRMRVLGDLEAISEDKISAKELLDAINNFMPTRARNTFEKEDNADFAHSIEGCGRFRVNAFRHLNGVGVIMRSIPMDTASLEDLSMPEILASISKQKSGMILVTGKTGSGKSTTLAAMVNEINSTLKGHILTIEDPVEFIHEQKNCLMSQREVGEHAKSFASALHSALREDPDVILVGEMRDLETMSLAVTAAETGILVLGTLHTNSAADTVDRIINSFPTNKQDHIRTMLSTSLRSVISQQLIKTKDGKGRAAAVEIMVNTHAVANIIREGKTDQIDNSIQGGRSFGMQSMDTAIKKLLNDERITPEAAFEAANDKSQFMQFLKKTDATA; this is translated from the coding sequence ATGATAGATATCGATACACTTTTAGAGATGTTAGTTGCGCGCGGTGGCTCTGATTTGCACTTAGTGTCGGGTGACCCACCAAGAATGAGAGTGCTTGGTGATTTAGAAGCTATATCAGAAGATAAGATAAGTGCAAAGGAATTGCTTGATGCAATAAATAACTTCATGCCAACTCGTGCTCGCAATACATTTGAAAAAGAAGATAATGCAGACTTTGCTCACAGTATAGAAGGCTGCGGACGTTTTCGAGTTAATGCATTCAGGCATCTAAATGGGGTAGGCGTGATAATGCGTTCCATTCCTATGGATACTGCATCATTAGAAGATTTATCTATGCCAGAGATACTGGCTAGTATAAGTAAACAAAAATCCGGAATGATATTAGTAACTGGTAAAACTGGTTCAGGTAAATCAACTACTTTAGCGGCAATGGTCAATGAAATTAATAGTACGCTTAAGGGGCACATTTTAACAATTGAAGACCCAGTTGAGTTTATCCATGAACAAAAAAATTGTTTAATGAGTCAGCGTGAAGTTGGAGAACACGCTAAATCTTTTGCAAGTGCATTACACTCAGCATTGCGTGAAGATCCAGATGTGATACTTGTAGGCGAGATGCGTGACTTAGAAACTATGAGTCTTGCCGTTACAGCTGCAGAGACAGGTATATTGGTTTTGGGTACATTGCATACCAATAGTGCTGCGGATACAGTAGATCGAATAATTAATTCGTTTCCAACGAATAAGCAAGACCACATCCGCACCATGTTATCCACTTCATTGCGTTCAGTAATTTCTCAACAACTTATCAAAACAAAAGATGGTAAGGGTAGAGCTGCAGCTGTTGAGATTATGGTTAACACTCATGCAGTAGCAAACATCATCAGAGAAGGAAAAACTGACCAGATTGATAACTCCATCCAAGGCGGACGAAGCTTTGGTATGCAAAGCATGGATACTGCAATTAAGAAATTGCTTAATGATGAAAGAATAACACCAGAAGCCGCTTTCGAAGCAGCAAATGATAAAAGTCAATTCATGCAGTTTTTAAAAAAGACTGACGCAACAGCCTAG
- a CDS encoding TIGR02281 family clan AA aspartic protease translates to MYKYASSLVSFLIFSIVINAAQAEISHIEVMALFKNKAMVSIDDEQHLLKVGEIAKLGVKLIEASSKYAVLEVNGERSKYNLGNRVRASYSKTLKKKVQIYRDGSNMFRTVGSINGYPVDFLVDTGATSVALNSAIAKRLGLQYKLKGEKTIVSTASGKALAYSISLDQVKIGEIMLRNIDAVVIEGNSPTTPLLGMSYLGRLKLNNENQYLELEEKY, encoded by the coding sequence ATGTATAAGTACGCAAGCTCTCTTGTTAGTTTTTTAATATTTTCAATAGTGATAAATGCTGCTCAAGCTGAAATTTCACACATTGAGGTGATGGCTTTGTTTAAAAATAAAGCTATGGTCAGTATTGACGATGAACAACATCTATTGAAAGTGGGTGAAATAGCAAAACTAGGTGTGAAACTGATTGAAGCAAGCAGCAAATATGCTGTTTTAGAAGTGAATGGAGAGCGATCAAAATATAATCTAGGCAATCGTGTTCGTGCAAGCTATTCCAAAACTTTAAAAAAGAAAGTGCAAATATATCGAGATGGGAGCAATATGTTTAGAACCGTTGGCTCTATCAATGGTTATCCAGTTGATTTTCTTGTAGATACTGGTGCAACCTCAGTCGCACTAAATTCTGCAATAGCCAAACGGCTTGGGCTACAATATAAGTTAAAGGGAGAAAAAACGATTGTTTCGACAGCCTCTGGAAAGGCGCTCGCATATTCAATTTCTTTGGATCAGGTAAAAATTGGCGAAATCATGTTGAGAAATATAGATGCGGTAGTTATTGAAGGTAATAGCCCGACAACGCCATTATTGGGAATGTCCTATTTAGGACGCCTTAAATTAAATAATGAAAATCAGTATCTAGAATTAGAAGAAAAATATTAA
- the nusB gene encoding transcription antitermination factor NusB, with product MVEPQKRHWSRRLALQALYQWQISGHEIDELLAQYVEDENWDKVDKDYFVDLLTESINQSVELSAIFSPYLNLPTEQIDPIENAILLYATYEIMHKSETPSKVILSEAINLCKKFGSIEGYKFINGVLDQVTQNNR from the coding sequence ATTGTGGAACCACAAAAACGACATTGGTCAAGAAGATTGGCTCTGCAAGCGCTATATCAGTGGCAAATATCAGGACACGAAATAGATGAATTGTTAGCGCAATACGTTGAAGATGAAAATTGGGATAAAGTAGATAAAGACTATTTTGTTGATTTGCTAACAGAATCAATTAATCAAAGTGTAGAGCTTTCTGCAATTTTTTCACCTTATCTAAATTTACCAACTGAGCAAATAGACCCCATTGAAAATGCTATTTTGCTTTATGCTACGTATGAAATTATGCATAAGTCTGAAACTCCTTCCAAAGTGATTCTCTCTGAAGCGATTAACTTATGTAAAAAATTTGGTTCTATCGAGGGATATAAGTTTATCAATGGAGTGTTAGATCAAGTCACTCAAAATAATCGTTAA
- a CDS encoding PilT/PilU family type 4a pilus ATPase has protein sequence MARIDAFLKLGREQSCSDIHLAVGVPPMFRMHGDLVPIKFRDLGDTELEGYISEILTKSQKEKFRQGDDLDFSYMSEGVGRFRINLFRKSSGIGATFRHIPTEIPAFETLKLPPVIKTFAEFKQGMVLVTGSTGTGKSTTLASLIHHINKTRKENIITLEDPIEFIHPSMNSQVMQREVGTHLKSFGDGLRASLRQDPDIILVGEMRDAETISMAMLAAETGHLVFGTLHTTSATKSIDRIIDALPAEQQGQGKIFLSKNLHAVVTQDLLKTVDGRGRRAIVEIMIMNHAIGNLIMSEKNFQIPNQIQTGSGVGMQLKDQALLAAVQNKEIDPDDAYLHANDKKLFQQFVTDPDLLPKAN, from the coding sequence ATGGCAAGAATAGATGCGTTTTTAAAACTGGGTCGCGAGCAAAGCTGCTCAGATATCCATTTAGCGGTTGGTGTTCCGCCTATGTTTCGAATGCATGGTGACCTAGTACCGATAAAGTTTAGAGACCTTGGTGATACAGAATTAGAAGGTTATATAAGTGAGATTTTGACGAAGTCTCAAAAAGAAAAGTTTCGACAAGGAGACGACTTAGATTTTTCTTACATGTCTGAGGGTGTGGGTCGATTTCGTATTAACTTATTTAGAAAATCTTCGGGTATTGGTGCAACATTCCGGCATATCCCAACTGAAATACCAGCATTTGAAACATTAAAGCTACCGCCAGTAATTAAAACTTTTGCTGAATTCAAACAGGGTATGGTATTGGTAACTGGCTCTACCGGTACAGGTAAATCAACAACCCTTGCGTCATTAATTCACCATATTAATAAAACTCGCAAAGAAAATATTATTACACTAGAAGATCCTATTGAATTCATTCATCCGAGTATGAATTCCCAAGTGATGCAGCGTGAGGTAGGGACTCACTTAAAAAGCTTTGGTGATGGATTACGTGCCTCTTTACGTCAAGATCCTGACATTATACTCGTGGGTGAGATGCGTGATGCTGAGACTATCAGTATGGCAATGTTGGCCGCGGAAACGGGACATTTGGTATTTGGTACCTTGCATACTACCTCTGCAACAAAATCTATAGACCGAATAATTGATGCACTTCCTGCAGAACAGCAAGGACAGGGGAAAATATTTTTATCAAAAAACTTGCACGCTGTTGTAACACAAGATTTATTGAAAACTGTTGATGGAAGAGGCAGAAGAGCCATAGTAGAAATTATGATAATGAATCATGCTATTGGTAATTTAATTATGTCTGAAAAGAACTTTCAAATTCCCAATCAAATACAAACAGGTAGTGGTGTAGGAATGCAACTTAAAGATCAAGCGTTATTAGCAGCTGTGCAAAATAAAGAAATAGATCCAGATGATGCTTACTTACATGCAAATGATAAAAAGTTATTCCAACAGTTTGTTACTGATCCAGATTTATTGCCTAAAGCCAACTAA
- a CDS encoding MFS transporter encodes MSTIVAVQKNGKACIAADTLTTFGDVKQSSEFDNTHDKVYLYKDNYFGIVGSAAHHIVIQSLLKKYGENLNFNSQLDIFESFRTLHPILKEEYYLNPKDEEDDPYESSRIDTLIVNPHGIFAVYALREVFEYSRFWAVGSGGDIALGAMYALYDRMESSEEIAKNGVEAGATFNNATALPLTSYVIDLN; translated from the coding sequence ATGTCTACTATTGTTGCAGTTCAAAAAAATGGCAAAGCGTGTATAGCCGCAGATACCTTAACTACATTCGGGGACGTTAAGCAATCAAGCGAATTTGATAACACGCATGACAAAGTTTACTTATATAAAGATAATTATTTTGGAATTGTGGGCAGTGCTGCGCATCACATTGTAATTCAAAGTTTATTGAAAAAATACGGCGAGAATTTAAACTTTAATTCTCAGTTAGATATTTTTGAGTCTTTTAGAACATTGCATCCGATTCTTAAGGAAGAATACTACTTAAATCCTAAAGACGAGGAAGATGATCCATATGAATCCTCAAGGATTGATACATTAATTGTGAATCCTCATGGAATTTTTGCAGTGTATGCATTAAGAGAAGTTTTTGAATATTCAAGATTTTGGGCGGTAGGTTCAGGTGGTGATATTGCGCTAGGCGCCATGTATGCCTTATATGATCGTATGGAAAGTTCAGAAGAAATTGCAAAAAATGGAGTAGAAGCGGGGGCAACGTTCAATAATGCTACTGCATTACCATTAACGTCATATGTGATTGACCTAAATTAA
- a CDS encoding protein kinase: MLISLLTAQKSKVNGTKLLRYAYKLEHNDQAALFKLLESIAGDTIVPELVNRVDTKDPIIRTYITKVLAKFDTPRVNESLSKLLSDENKAVRLAALDGLSRANKIDDIEQLCKLISDPDFKVQNKAIEAIVKIKHPKTVLYLIPHLKDESEYVRRAAVEVLNEIASKESVKDLLNAIKDEDWWVRSRAADALGKIGGKRVVRAVIQLIKDDDEFIRRSAIEIINATKDDSTFEALVQSLDDSDWWVRERAIDGLADLGNKKCVPVLINMLSNNSDNEAMVVVLLKAFATLKANDAVDVTVKQLKSKSENVIKEAIKTLMVITDDNTIETVVKAIDKVIENQAEEIQELGQEAINRIVEQEPADSSIQVFKSDDIDIKSDTLTLPGKVTRGDVSTESKIINPDDMQPDDMLADRYRYIKKIGKGAFGSVFLVEDTIISEEIILKFLNAQFVTDESIIKRFIYELRFARKITHPNVIRIYDMLSFGKAHAISMEYFRSHTLSAEVKDKKPMDVERAKKFTYDVCSGMESAHEANVVHRDLKPNNILINEESILKIVDFGVAAATQSTDTKLTKTGLLVGTPTYMAPEQVLGKEVDERTDIYSLGAIMYEMLTGRPPYSGKDSMSIMYQHVQGKATKVCEKNELVSQELSDVVSKSMSVKAEHRYQSMAELKDAIEKLMN, translated from the coding sequence ATGCTTATAAGTTTGCTTACCGCGCAAAAGTCAAAAGTAAATGGAACCAAATTATTACGTTATGCCTATAAGTTAGAGCATAACGATCAAGCCGCATTATTTAAACTGTTAGAAAGCATAGCAGGCGATACTATTGTGCCTGAACTAGTAAATCGAGTGGACACCAAAGATCCGATAATTCGCACATATATAACAAAAGTATTGGCGAAATTCGATACGCCTAGAGTAAATGAGTCATTGAGTAAGCTTTTGTCCGATGAAAATAAAGCGGTACGACTAGCAGCATTGGATGGCTTATCGCGTGCAAATAAAATAGATGATATCGAACAACTTTGTAAACTTATTAGCGATCCAGATTTCAAAGTTCAAAATAAAGCCATCGAGGCGATCGTTAAAATTAAGCACCCTAAAACGGTATTGTATTTAATCCCGCATTTGAAAGATGAATCTGAATATGTACGCAGAGCAGCTGTCGAAGTTTTAAATGAGATTGCTAGTAAAGAATCAGTAAAAGATTTGCTCAATGCTATCAAAGATGAAGATTGGTGGGTGCGCAGTCGTGCTGCTGATGCTTTAGGAAAAATTGGTGGCAAACGTGTAGTTCGAGCAGTTATTCAATTGATTAAAGATGACGATGAATTTATTCGCCGTTCTGCTATTGAGATAATTAATGCAACTAAAGATGACAGCACCTTTGAAGCATTAGTGCAGTCATTGGATGATTCTGACTGGTGGGTTAGAGAAAGAGCAATTGATGGTCTAGCTGATTTAGGCAACAAAAAATGCGTGCCTGTTCTCATCAACATGCTTAGCAATAATAGTGATAACGAAGCTATGGTGGTGGTTTTGTTAAAAGCATTTGCAACCTTAAAAGCAAATGACGCAGTAGATGTTACGGTTAAACAATTAAAGTCAAAATCCGAAAATGTAATTAAAGAAGCTATAAAAACTTTAATGGTAATTACGGATGACAATACTATCGAAACTGTTGTAAAAGCCATCGATAAAGTCATTGAAAATCAAGCTGAGGAAATCCAGGAGCTGGGCCAAGAAGCGATTAATAGGATTGTTGAACAAGAACCTGCTGATTCATCGATTCAGGTGTTTAAGAGTGACGATATTGATATTAAAAGTGACACCTTAACCTTGCCTGGCAAGGTGACTCGCGGTGATGTATCAACTGAATCAAAAATTATCAATCCAGATGACATGCAACCAGACGATATGCTTGCAGATCGATATCGTTACATTAAGAAAATTGGTAAAGGTGCATTTGGTTCTGTGTTCCTGGTGGAAGATACAATTATTAGTGAAGAAATTATTCTTAAATTTTTAAATGCTCAATTTGTAACAGACGAAAGCATCATTAAGCGTTTTATATATGAGCTTCGATTTGCGCGAAAAATTACTCACCCGAATGTAATTCGTATTTATGACATGTTGTCATTTGGCAAAGCACATGCAATTTCTATGGAATACTTTAGAAGCCACACTTTGAGTGCAGAAGTAAAAGATAAAAAACCTATGGACGTTGAACGTGCTAAAAAGTTCACTTATGACGTATGTAGCGGAATGGAAAGCGCACATGAAGCAAATGTAGTTCATCGCGACTTGAAACCAAATAATATTCTAATTAACGAAGAAAGTATTCTAAAGATAGTTGATTTTGGTGTTGCTGCGGCTACTCAATCTACTGATACAAAGTTAACCAAAACAGGCTTACTTGTAGGAACACCTACTTATATGGCGCCTGAACAAGTATTAGGCAAGGAAGTTGATGAGCGTACAGATATATATAGTTTAGGTGCAATTATGTATGAGATGCTAACAGGTAGGCCGCCATATTCTGGAAAGGATAGTATGTCTATCATGTACCAACATGTGCAAGGTAAGGCAACAAAAGTCTGTGAAAAAAATGAATTGGTTTCACAAGAACTTAGCGATGTAGTATCTAAGTCCATGAGTGTTAAAGCTGAGCACCGATATCAAAGTATGGCAGAGCTTAAAGATGCAATTGAAAAATTGATGAATTAA
- the ribE gene encoding riboflavin synthase encodes MFTGIIEEIGTIHSVAEKEDIHQYRIQVSSKFIDGVQLGDSIAVNGVCLTAYDIEQNSFYVDVSKETQQCTSFGRAIRNNQVNLERAVTPTTRLGGHFVSGHVDGLGVLSTREDNDNETILWISSPVELVKYIAVKGSVCINGVSLTVNKVKDEQLCVTIIPHTLKNTILNAIQTEDLLNIEVDLIARYLENIINNRS; translated from the coding sequence ATGTTTACTGGAATTATTGAAGAAATTGGCACAATACATAGTGTCGCCGAAAAAGAAGATATACACCAATATAGAATTCAAGTTTCTAGTAAATTTATTGATGGCGTGCAGCTTGGGGATAGTATTGCGGTAAATGGTGTTTGTTTAACGGCTTATGATATCGAACAAAATTCATTTTATGTTGATGTATCCAAAGAAACTCAGCAGTGCACTAGCTTTGGCCGAGCAATTAGAAATAATCAAGTAAATCTAGAGCGTGCGGTAACTCCAACTACTCGTCTCGGGGGTCATTTTGTCAGTGGGCATGTAGATGGTTTAGGTGTATTGAGTACTCGCGAAGATAACGATAACGAAACCATTTTGTGGATTAGCAGCCCTGTTGAGCTAGTAAAATATATTGCTGTAAAGGGTTCAGTTTGCATAAATGGTGTAAGTTTGACTGTAAATAAAGTTAAGGATGAGCAACTGTGCGTTACAATTATTCCACATACTTTGAAAAATACAATATTAAACGCAATTCAAACTGAAGATTTGCTGAATATCGAGGTAGATTTAATTGCCAGATATCTTGAAAATATTATTAATAATAGATCATAA
- the thiL gene encoding thiamine-phosphate kinase, producing MLEQELIQKYFTKHQAACGTVDVSVGDDAAIVNPPEDSKLVITTDTLNVGVHFHADCNPQFIGHKSLAVSLSDIAAMGAKPLWATLNLSLPDIDHQWLQDFSDGIYQLADAHKLRIVGGDIVKGPLSITVQVIGSLPEQRKLLRCACEIGDLIYVTGYLGDAALGLKLINNNFKSELNSNDRDYFLMCLHKPMPRFDISAHIVKYAHSAIDISDGFLIDLQRILSMSNKGAIIDLEKIPISRAMLRMVNHVDDVKELLIGGEDYELIFTIKQKDQIKLERYFNSEKILVSKVGKIISGSGISLFDNNQPTQLPKSFGFDHFS from the coding sequence TTGTTAGAACAAGAACTAATTCAGAAATATTTTACTAAGCATCAGGCAGCTTGCGGAACAGTTGACGTCAGTGTTGGAGATGATGCGGCTATAGTAAATCCACCTGAAGACTCTAAGCTTGTAATTACAACTGATACGCTTAATGTAGGAGTGCATTTTCATGCAGATTGCAATCCGCAATTTATTGGACATAAATCTTTGGCAGTAAGTTTAAGCGATATTGCAGCGATGGGTGCAAAGCCTCTTTGGGCTACACTAAACTTATCATTGCCGGATATAGATCACCAATGGCTACAAGATTTCTCTGATGGCATTTATCAATTAGCCGATGCACACAAGCTAAGAATTGTAGGTGGCGACATAGTGAAAGGTCCGCTATCCATTACTGTGCAAGTGATAGGCAGTCTGCCTGAACAGAGAAAGTTATTACGATGTGCATGCGAAATAGGTGATTTAATATATGTAACCGGATATTTAGGTGATGCAGCATTGGGATTAAAATTAATAAATAATAATTTTAAATCTGAATTAAATTCCAATGATCGAGATTATTTTTTAATGTGCCTGCATAAACCTATGCCACGTTTTGATATATCTGCGCACATAGTCAAGTATGCTCATTCAGCTATAGATATCTCAGATGGTTTTTTGATTGATTTACAACGAATACTTTCTATGAGTAATAAAGGTGCAATAATTGATTTAGAAAAAATACCAATTTCTCGTGCAATGCTAAGAATGGTAAATCATGTCGATGATGTAAAAGAATTGCTGATAGGTGGCGAAGATTACGAGCTTATCTTTACTATAAAGCAAAAAGATCAAATCAAACTAGAGAGATATTTTAATTCAGAAAAGATATTAGTAAGTAAAGTAGGTAAAATAATTTCAGGTTCTGGTATATCGCTTTTTGATAATAATCAACCTACGCAATTACCCAAAAGTTTTGGATTTGATCATTTCTCATGA